A genome region from Streptomyces sp. S4.7 includes the following:
- a CDS encoding nucleotide pyrophosphatase/phosphodiesterase family protein, with amino-acid sequence MTADPTPEPSAEPAATGPTPLLVLDVVGLTPQLLAHMPNLKKLAAAGSQGPLTTVLPAVTCSAQSTFLTGTLPSEHGIVGNGWYFRELGDVLLWRQHNGLVSGDKLWDAARRAHPGYTVANICWWYAMGADTDYTVTPRPVYYADGRKEPDCYTRPPALHDELHGKLGTFPLFHFWGPGADLVSSQWIIDATRHIIETRRPDLALCYLPHLDYDLQRYGPDDPRSHRAARDLDAAMGPLLDDARAEGRTVVALSEYGITNVSRPVDINRALRRAGLLEVHTQDGMEYLDPMASRAFAVSDHQISHIYVRRPEDLAATREALKDLKGIEEILDEQGKKNYGLDHPRSGELVAVAEPDAWFTYYYWLDDAKAPDFAQLVEIHRKPGYDPVELFMDPLDPYVKVKAAKAIARKKLGMRYRLAVVPLDPSPIRGSHGRLPTSDEEGPLILCSTPEAVTGRTEATDVKSLLLNLAGLH; translated from the coding sequence ATGACCGCCGACCCCACACCCGAGCCGTCCGCCGAGCCGGCCGCGACGGGCCCCACACCCCTGCTGGTCCTGGACGTGGTCGGACTCACGCCCCAGCTCCTCGCGCACATGCCGAATCTCAAGAAGCTGGCCGCCGCGGGCTCGCAGGGCCCGCTGACCACCGTGCTGCCCGCCGTCACGTGCAGCGCCCAGTCCACCTTTCTCACCGGCACCCTGCCGTCGGAGCACGGCATCGTCGGCAACGGCTGGTACTTCCGCGAACTGGGCGACGTGCTCCTGTGGCGCCAGCACAACGGACTGGTCTCCGGCGACAAGCTCTGGGACGCCGCCCGCCGCGCCCACCCCGGCTACACCGTCGCCAACATCTGCTGGTGGTACGCGATGGGCGCCGACACCGACTACACGGTCACACCCCGCCCGGTGTACTACGCCGACGGCCGCAAGGAACCCGACTGCTACACCCGGCCGCCGGCCCTGCACGACGAACTGCACGGCAAGCTCGGCACGTTCCCCCTCTTCCACTTCTGGGGCCCCGGCGCCGATCTCGTCTCCTCGCAGTGGATCATCGACGCCACCCGGCACATCATCGAGACCCGCCGCCCCGACCTGGCGCTGTGCTACCTGCCGCACCTGGACTACGACCTCCAGCGCTACGGCCCCGACGACCCCCGCTCCCACCGGGCGGCACGCGACCTCGACGCGGCGATGGGCCCGCTGCTGGACGACGCGCGCGCCGAAGGCCGTACCGTCGTCGCCCTGTCCGAGTACGGCATCACCAACGTCTCGCGGCCCGTCGACATCAACCGGGCCCTGCGCCGTGCCGGACTGCTGGAGGTCCACACCCAGGACGGCATGGAGTATCTGGACCCGATGGCGTCGCGCGCCTTCGCCGTCTCCGACCACCAGATCTCGCACATCTACGTGCGCCGCCCCGAGGACCTGGCGGCGACCCGCGAGGCGCTGAAGGACCTCAAGGGCATCGAGGAGATCCTCGACGAGCAGGGCAAGAAGAACTACGGCCTGGACCACCCGCGCTCCGGCGAACTGGTCGCCGTCGCCGAACCCGACGCCTGGTTCACGTACTACTACTGGCTCGACGACGCCAAGGCGCCCGACTTCGCGCAGCTCGTCGAGATCCACCGGAAGCCCGGCTACGACCCCGTCGAGCTGTTCATGGACCCCCTCGACCCGTACGTGAAGGTCAAGGCGGCGAAGGCCATCGCCCGCAAGAAGCTCGGCATGCGCTACCGGCTCGCCGTCGTCCCCCTGGACCCCTCACCGATCCGCGGCAGCCACGGACGCCTCCCGACGAGCGACGAAGAAGGTCCGCTCATCCTCTGCTCCACCCCCGAAGCCGTCACCGGCCGCACCGAGGCCACCGACGTGAAATCCCTGCTCCTCAATCTCGCAGGACTGCACTGA
- the eboE gene encoding metabolite traffic protein EboE, producing MRFRHPDGSTVHLSYCTNVHPAENLEGVLAQLRDHCEPVRRRLGRDRLGIGLWLAKGAARSLINDPAQLRGLKGELERRGLEVVTLNGFPYEGFGAEEVKYRVYKPDWADPERLAHTTDLARLLASLLPDDVTEGSVSTLPLAWRTAFDDAAARTAHAALTTLAERLDALEELTGKSIRIALEPEPGCTVETTADAIGPLTDVASARIGICVDTCHLATSFEDPATALGALAEAGVTIPKAQLSAALHAEHPHLPEVRDALAAFAEPRFLHQTRTRTAAGLRGTDDLEEALAGEALPDGAPWRSHFHVPLHAPPAPPLTSTLPVLQDTLARLVGGPEPLTRHLEVETYTWQALPPELRPRSRGRLAEGIAAELTLARDLLVDLGLKELP from the coding sequence ATGCGCTTCCGCCACCCCGACGGGTCCACCGTCCACCTCTCGTACTGCACCAACGTCCACCCCGCCGAGAACCTCGAAGGCGTACTGGCCCAACTGCGCGACCACTGCGAGCCGGTACGCAGACGCCTCGGCCGCGACCGCCTCGGCATAGGTCTGTGGCTCGCCAAGGGCGCGGCCCGCTCCCTCATCAACGACCCCGCCCAACTGCGCGGGCTGAAGGGTGAGTTGGAGCGGCGCGGGCTGGAGGTCGTCACCCTCAACGGATTCCCCTACGAAGGCTTCGGCGCCGAAGAGGTCAAGTACCGCGTCTACAAGCCGGACTGGGCCGATCCCGAGCGGCTGGCCCACACCACCGATCTCGCCCGACTCCTCGCCTCGCTGCTGCCCGACGACGTCACCGAGGGCTCCGTATCCACTCTGCCCCTCGCCTGGCGCACCGCCTTCGACGACGCCGCGGCCCGCACCGCGCACGCCGCGCTCACCACCCTCGCCGAACGGCTCGACGCGCTGGAGGAGTTGACCGGCAAATCCATCCGGATCGCGCTGGAGCCCGAGCCCGGCTGCACCGTCGAGACCACCGCCGACGCGATCGGGCCGCTCACCGACGTCGCCAGCGCCCGCATCGGCATCTGCGTCGACACCTGCCACCTCGCCACCTCCTTCGAGGACCCGGCGACCGCGCTGGGCGCCCTCGCCGAGGCCGGTGTCACCATCCCCAAGGCCCAGCTCTCCGCCGCGCTGCACGCCGAACACCCCCACCTCCCCGAGGTACGCGACGCGCTCGCCGCCTTCGCCGAACCCCGCTTCCTGCACCAGACCCGCACCCGCACGGCGGCAGGCCTGCGCGGCACCGACGACCTCGAAGAGGCCCTGGCCGGTGAGGCGCTGCCCGACGGCGCCCCCTGGCGCTCGCACTTCCACGTCCCGCTGCACGCACCGCCCGCCCCGCCCCTGACCTCGACACTCCCCGTGCTCCAGGACACCCTCGCCCGGCTCGTCGGCGGCCCCGAACCGCTGACCCGCCACCTGGAGGTCGAGACGTACACCTGGCAGGCGCTCCCGCCCGAGCTGCGCCCCCGCTCACGCGGCCGGCTCGCCGAGGGCATCGCCGCCGAACTCACGCTGGCCCGCGACCTCCTGGTCGATCTGGGTCTCAAGGAGCTGCCATGA
- a CDS encoding UbiA family prenyltransferase, which translates to MSLRAWAELLRVSALFTVPGDALAGAASAGVRPNRGTALAVGASLCLYEAGMALNDWADRDEDAVERPHRPIPSGRITPNAALAAAGGLTATGLLLASRAGRPALALSTALAATVWAYDLRLKHTAAGPVAMGAARTLDVLLGATATRAASPHGSKTGPVAGAATSSPARRGVLARLSVWAGPGRTPLDGPANGLTGSVSRPPSDASASTARFSSPVAPGVLSGLSAWASGPVPGAATSSPARRGVLARLSAWAGEPTDGTGRSAVQGLASRLTGSTVRPATEAGASTARLSPSGRSKAGSGRTPVVRRPDGPAPRGRTAVRAGGPVELLASKSAVPAAGSGVWQAATASLDAVLAAAATAAAVTGAGPAAGHHAVPRAALVPAALLGAHTVAVTTVSRREVYGGSVGAPLAALAVTGVLGAVVGLSRTDTGPPGLVTPALAAAFVVTAGQAFLHAALNPSPQLTQRAVGGGIRAMIPFQAALAARGGAPGIGLVVMGLVPLARKLAKRVSVT; encoded by the coding sequence GTGAGCTTGCGCGCCTGGGCCGAACTCCTGCGGGTGTCCGCGCTGTTCACGGTCCCGGGCGACGCCCTGGCCGGCGCGGCGTCCGCCGGGGTCCGGCCCAACCGCGGTACCGCGCTCGCCGTCGGGGCGTCGCTGTGCCTGTACGAGGCGGGGATGGCGCTCAACGACTGGGCGGACCGTGACGAGGACGCCGTCGAGCGCCCGCACCGGCCGATCCCGTCGGGGCGCATCACCCCGAACGCCGCACTGGCGGCGGCGGGCGGCCTGACGGCCACCGGCCTGTTGCTGGCCTCCCGCGCGGGCCGCCCGGCCCTGGCTCTGAGCACGGCCCTCGCGGCCACCGTCTGGGCGTACGACCTCCGCCTCAAACACACGGCGGCGGGCCCGGTGGCCATGGGCGCGGCGAGAACACTGGACGTACTGCTGGGAGCGACGGCCACACGCGCGGCGTCGCCCCACGGCTCGAAGACCGGCCCGGTGGCGGGGGCCGCCACCTCGTCGCCCGCGCGGCGGGGTGTACTGGCGCGTCTGTCGGTGTGGGCCGGGCCCGGCCGGACTCCGCTGGACGGCCCGGCGAACGGGCTCACCGGCTCGGTCTCCCGCCCGCCGTCCGACGCCTCCGCGTCGACGGCCCGCTTCTCGTCGCCCGTGGCCCCCGGTGTGCTGTCGGGTCTGTCGGCGTGGGCGAGCGGCCCGGTGCCCGGGGCCGCGACCTCGTCGCCCGCGCGGCGGGGCGTACTGGCGCGTCTGTCGGCATGGGCGGGTGAGCCCACCGACGGGACCGGCCGCAGTGCGGTGCAGGGTCTGGCGAGCAGGCTCACCGGCTCGACCGTCCGTCCCGCGACCGAGGCCGGCGCGTCGACGGCCCGCCTCTCGCCGTCCGGCCGCTCGAAGGCCGGTTCGGGCCGGACCCCGGTCGTCCGGCGGCCGGACGGACCGGCCCCCCGCGGCCGTACGGCCGTCCGGGCCGGCGGCCCCGTCGAGCTCCTGGCCTCCAAGAGCGCCGTACCGGCGGCCGGTTCCGGTGTGTGGCAGGCGGCGACGGCGTCGCTCGACGCCGTCCTGGCAGCCGCGGCGACCGCCGCGGCCGTCACCGGCGCCGGCCCGGCGGCCGGACACCACGCCGTACCCCGAGCCGCACTCGTCCCCGCCGCACTCCTCGGCGCGCACACCGTCGCCGTCACCACCGTCTCGCGCCGGGAGGTGTACGGCGGTTCCGTCGGGGCGCCGCTGGCCGCGCTCGCCGTCACCGGGGTGCTCGGTGCCGTGGTCGGCCTGAGCCGTACCGACACCGGGCCACCGGGGCTCGTCACCCCCGCGCTCGCCGCGGCCTTCGTCGTCACCGCCGGGCAGGCGTTCCTGCACGCCGCGCTCAATCCGTCACCGCAGCTCACCCAGCGCGCGGTCGGCGGTGGCATCCGGGCGATGATCCCGTTCCAGGCCGCGCTCGCGGCGCGCGGCGGGGCCCCCGGGATCGGACTCGTCGTCATGGGCCTCGTGCCGCTGGCCAGGAAGCTCGCGAAGAGGGTGAGTGTGACATGA
- a CDS encoding sugar phosphate isomerase/epimerase family protein: MTIRYGYGTNGLTDLRLDDALALLADLGYDGVGLTLDHMHLDPLAPELAARTGKVAARLTELGLGVTVETGARYVLDPRRKHGPTLLDADPEARAARTGLLVTAVRVAADLGAHAVHCFSGITPGGTDPDTAWKRLEESITPVIDAAGAAGVPVAIEPEPGHLLADIAGFHRLRTLLGDPEPLGLTLDIGHCQCLEPAPPADCVRDAGPWLRHVQIEDMRRGVHEHLPFGDGEIDFPPVLAALDATGYQGLTVVELPRHSHAGPEMARTSLDFLRSKGASA; encoded by the coding sequence ATGACCATCCGCTACGGATACGGCACCAACGGGCTCACCGATCTGCGCCTGGACGACGCCCTCGCGCTGCTCGCCGACCTCGGTTACGACGGGGTCGGGCTGACCCTCGACCACATGCACCTCGACCCGCTCGCCCCCGAACTCGCCGCCCGCACGGGCAAGGTGGCCGCCCGGCTGACCGAACTCGGCCTGGGCGTCACCGTCGAGACGGGCGCACGCTACGTACTCGACCCGCGCCGCAAGCACGGGCCCACCCTGCTCGACGCCGACCCCGAGGCGCGCGCCGCCCGCACCGGACTGCTCGTCACCGCCGTCCGGGTGGCCGCCGACCTCGGCGCCCACGCCGTGCACTGCTTCAGCGGCATCACCCCCGGGGGCACCGACCCGGACACCGCCTGGAAGCGGCTGGAGGAGTCGATCACCCCGGTCATCGACGCCGCCGGGGCCGCCGGTGTCCCCGTCGCCATCGAGCCCGAACCCGGCCATCTCCTTGCCGACATCGCCGGCTTCCACCGCCTCAGAACGCTCCTCGGCGACCCCGAACCCCTCGGTCTGACGCTCGACATCGGCCACTGCCAGTGTCTGGAGCCCGCCCCGCCCGCCGACTGCGTCCGGGACGCCGGTCCCTGGCTGCGCCACGTACAGATCGAGGACATGCGGCGCGGCGTGCACGAGCACCTCCCGTTCGGGGACGGCGAGATCGACTTCCCGCCCGTGCTGGCCGCGCTCGACGCCACCGGCTACCAGGGCCTGACCGTCGTGGAGTTGCCGCGCCACTCGCACGCCGGCCCCGAAATGGCCCGCACCTCCCTGGACTTCCTGCGCTCGAAGGGAGCATCGGCATGA
- a CDS encoding TatD family hydrolase, protein MRIFDPHIHMTSRTTDDYQAMYASGVRALVEPSFWLGQPRTSPASFYDYFDALLGWEPFRAAQYGIAHHCTLALNPKEANDPRCTPVLEELPRYLVKDGVVAVGEIGYDSMTPAEDIALATQLQLAAEYALPAMVHTPHRDKLTGLRRTIDVVRESNLDPEHVLLDHLNETTVKDAADSGSWLGFSIYPDTKMDEDRMVSVLRSHGTDRVLVNSAADWGKSDPLKTRKVGDAMLAAGFSDDDVDKVLWRNPVAFYGLSGRLQLDVPAPEALHEGNSILRGGE, encoded by the coding sequence ATGCGCATCTTCGACCCCCACATCCACATGACCTCCCGCACCACGGACGACTACCAGGCCATGTACGCCTCCGGAGTCCGTGCGCTCGTCGAGCCGTCCTTCTGGCTCGGCCAGCCCCGCACCTCGCCCGCCAGTTTCTACGACTACTTCGACGCGCTGCTCGGCTGGGAGCCGTTCCGCGCCGCGCAGTACGGCATCGCGCACCACTGCACGCTCGCCCTCAACCCCAAAGAGGCGAACGACCCCCGCTGCACCCCCGTCCTGGAGGAGCTGCCGCGCTATCTCGTCAAGGACGGCGTCGTCGCCGTCGGCGAGATCGGCTACGACTCCATGACCCCCGCCGAGGACATCGCGCTCGCCACCCAGCTCCAGCTCGCCGCCGAGTACGCGCTGCCCGCGATGGTCCACACCCCGCACCGCGACAAGCTGACCGGACTGCGCCGCACCATCGACGTGGTACGCGAGTCGAATCTCGACCCCGAGCACGTCCTCCTCGACCACCTCAACGAGACCACCGTCAAGGACGCGGCGGACAGCGGCAGTTGGCTCGGCTTCTCCATCTACCCCGACACCAAGATGGACGAGGACCGGATGGTCTCCGTGCTCCGCTCCCACGGCACCGACCGCGTCCTGGTCAACTCCGCCGCCGACTGGGGCAAGAGCGACCCGCTCAAGACCCGCAAGGTCGGTGACGCGATGCTCGCCGCCGGTTTCTCCGACGACGACGTCGACAAGGTGCTGTGGCGCAACCCCGTCGCGTTCTACGGCCTCAGCGGCAGACTCCAGCTCGACGTCCCCGCGCCGGAGGCCCTGCACGAGGGCAACTCCATCCTCCGCGGCGGGGAGTGA
- a CDS encoding OFA family MFS transporter, with protein MATTDISASVPYQEVTDRNGRIYRIGQSDRQIMGRPRWTMVLFPWIGMMGISSSEYAFTAAEDTLHTAHAWNSGHIFWLMGVWIFFQAAVAFPAGQLRESGRLPARYAMMLGALGTLLGYLSLAYAPHVIVAYMGFGMFSGIGAGLVYATCVNMVGKWYPERKGGKTGLVNGGFAYGSVPFVFLFSTYMDLGNYQGVLVFVGVICCVMVAVAGWFFKDPPKFWWPAGADPLKVSDDPRIRRALEKNPPAVRQYTPKEAARVPVLWMMWFCLLCTAGINIFGIAMQVPFGKEMGFAGGIVATAMSLKAIVNGTGRGVIGWISDKYGRRQTLIFVCVVLGLSQFGVWFSGSIGVMPLFLVCSMISGFGGGAIFPLFAAMTADYFGENNNASNYGMVYSSKLISGLVGAGVGGVVVSSWGYGAAFAIAGSVGLFSACLAVFLKAPGRPDIKKIQANPNPIGREDA; from the coding sequence ATGGCGACAACTGACATCTCCGCATCTGTCCCCTACCAGGAGGTGACGGACCGGAACGGCCGTATCTACCGGATCGGGCAGTCCGACCGGCAGATCATGGGCCGGCCGCGGTGGACGATGGTCCTCTTCCCGTGGATCGGGATGATGGGCATCAGCTCCTCGGAGTACGCGTTCACCGCGGCCGAGGACACACTCCACACGGCACACGCGTGGAACAGCGGGCACATCTTCTGGCTGATGGGTGTCTGGATCTTCTTCCAGGCGGCCGTGGCCTTCCCCGCGGGGCAGCTCCGTGAGAGCGGCAGGCTGCCCGCCCGCTACGCGATGATGCTCGGCGCACTGGGCACTCTGCTGGGCTACCTCTCCCTGGCCTACGCGCCGCACGTGATCGTGGCGTACATGGGCTTCGGTATGTTCAGCGGTATCGGCGCCGGTCTCGTCTACGCGACCTGCGTCAACATGGTCGGCAAGTGGTATCCGGAGCGCAAGGGAGGCAAGACCGGCCTCGTCAACGGCGGTTTCGCCTACGGCTCGGTGCCCTTCGTGTTCCTGTTCAGCACGTACATGGACCTCGGCAACTACCAGGGCGTGCTCGTCTTCGTGGGCGTCATCTGCTGTGTGATGGTCGCGGTGGCGGGCTGGTTCTTCAAGGACCCGCCGAAGTTCTGGTGGCCCGCGGGCGCGGACCCGCTGAAGGTCTCCGACGACCCGAGGATCCGTCGCGCGCTTGAGAAGAACCCGCCGGCCGTCCGGCAGTACACACCGAAGGAAGCGGCGCGGGTCCCCGTTCTGTGGATGATGTGGTTCTGCCTGCTCTGCACGGCCGGCATCAACATCTTCGGTATCGCCATGCAGGTGCCGTTCGGCAAGGAGATGGGCTTCGCGGGCGGGATCGTGGCCACGGCCATGTCGCTGAAGGCCATCGTGAACGGTACGGGGCGCGGCGTCATCGGCTGGATTTCCGACAAGTACGGACGCCGCCAGACTCTGATCTTCGTCTGTGTGGTGCTGGGCCTGTCGCAGTTCGGCGTGTGGTTCTCCGGTTCGATCGGCGTCATGCCGCTCTTCCTGGTCTGCTCGATGATCTCCGGCTTCGGCGGTGGCGCGATCTTCCCGCTGTTCGCGGCCATGACGGCGGACTACTTCGGCGAGAACAACAACGCGTCGAACTACGGCATGGTCTACAGCTCCAAGCTCATCTCCGGCCTGGTCGGTGCCGGTGTGGGTGGAGTCGTGGTGAGCAGCTGGGGCTACGGAGCCGCGTTCGCCATCGCGGGCAGTGTCGGACTCTTCTCGGCGTGCCTCGCGGTCTTCCTGAAGGCGCCAGGCAGGCCGGACATCAAGAAGATCCAGGCGAATCCGAACCCGATCGGGCGGGAGGACGCCTGA
- a CDS encoding sugar phosphate isomerase/epimerase yields MSRKKSVDPELAAKLSRRNMLGVAAGTGAAAILGLSAATPAAAGDRGRGHGHGHGHGHGKGEPVLTPGHLGIQLYSLRDKVNSLGFAKVFAELERFGYDEIEYAGYSQGAAGDITIPQLRKLARNHGLRPIGSHVNYADDSNPNAYSFAQNLEKVLDDAQALGLDHIGTASGPWRHGDTVDAWKRAAEDFNTYGAAARKRGMKFYQHNHAEEFSFASDQPGVRLYDVLLAETDPKLVYLEMDIYWAFAAVHRFSQTGDGKPAPFDPLSYVLKQPNRYPLFHVKDGVKNEEARDGYDMVDVGDGDIDYKRFISAVNKTHNGRRDHHWQAEHDNPVDSILFAEKSADHLHSLREKRGHH; encoded by the coding sequence ATGAGCCGCAAGAAGTCAGTCGACCCGGAGCTCGCAGCCAAGCTCAGCCGCCGCAACATGCTGGGTGTGGCCGCGGGCACCGGCGCGGCCGCCATTCTCGGTCTCTCGGCCGCCACCCCGGCCGCCGCGGGCGACAGGGGACGCGGTCACGGCCATGGACACGGGCACGGGCACGGCAAGGGCGAACCCGTCCTCACTCCGGGCCACCTCGGCATCCAGCTCTACTCGCTGCGTGACAAGGTCAACTCGCTCGGCTTCGCCAAGGTCTTCGCGGAACTGGAGCGCTTCGGCTACGACGAGATCGAGTACGCGGGCTACAGCCAGGGCGCCGCCGGCGACATCACCATCCCCCAGCTCCGCAAGCTGGCCAGGAACCACGGTCTGCGCCCGATCGGCAGCCACGTCAACTACGCCGACGACAGCAACCCGAACGCCTACAGCTTCGCCCAGAACCTGGAGAAGGTGCTGGACGACGCCCAGGCGCTCGGCCTCGACCACATCGGCACCGCGTCGGGCCCCTGGCGCCACGGCGACACCGTCGACGCCTGGAAGCGGGCGGCCGAGGACTTCAACACCTACGGCGCCGCCGCCCGCAAGCGCGGCATGAAGTTCTACCAGCACAACCACGCCGAGGAGTTCTCCTTCGCCAGCGACCAGCCGGGCGTCCGCCTCTACGACGTCCTGCTCGCGGAGACCGACCCGAAGCTCGTCTATCTGGAGATGGACATCTACTGGGCGTTCGCCGCCGTGCACCGCTTCAGCCAGACCGGCGACGGCAAGCCCGCGCCCTTCGACCCGCTGAGTTACGTGCTCAAGCAGCCCAACCGCTACCCGCTCTTCCACGTCAAGGACGGCGTGAAGAACGAGGAGGCGCGCGACGGCTACGACATGGTCGACGTCGGTGACGGCGACATCGACTACAAGAGGTTCATCTCGGCCGTGAACAAGACCCACAACGGCCGCAGGGACCACCACTGGCAGGCCGAGCACGACAACCCGGTCGACTCGATCCTGTTCGCCGAGAAGTCGGCGGACCACCTCCACTCCCTGCGTGAGAAGCGCGGCCACCACTAG
- a CDS encoding EboA domain-containing protein has protein sequence MNRQPTEGPAGPDGFDGRLDAKAVTWLDQALAEAAEWAEPGSGPDNVAVPRWELRFAAAGRHCGQENADAVRTLLLRRAAADTGTLTRIYQRGTAGERRAVLLALPHLVPGPEALPLVEDALRTNDTTLVEAAVGPYAADHLDPHAWRHAVLKCLFTGVPVAAVADAARRADGDTELARMLNHFASERTAAGRSVPADLHRVLNMTGEES, from the coding sequence ATGAACCGCCAACCCACCGAGGGACCCGCCGGACCCGACGGATTCGACGGGCGGCTCGACGCGAAGGCCGTCACCTGGCTCGACCAGGCACTGGCCGAAGCGGCCGAGTGGGCGGAACCGGGCAGTGGGCCCGACAACGTTGCCGTCCCCCGCTGGGAACTCCGCTTCGCCGCCGCCGGCCGCCACTGCGGCCAGGAGAACGCCGACGCCGTACGCACCCTGCTGCTGCGCCGGGCCGCCGCCGACACCGGCACCCTCACCCGCATCTACCAGCGCGGCACCGCGGGCGAGCGCCGCGCCGTACTGCTGGCGCTGCCGCACCTCGTCCCCGGCCCCGAGGCCCTGCCGCTCGTCGAGGACGCCCTGCGCACCAACGACACCACGCTCGTCGAGGCGGCCGTCGGCCCGTACGCGGCCGACCACCTCGACCCGCACGCCTGGCGGCACGCCGTACTGAAGTGCCTTTTCACCGGCGTGCCCGTGGCCGCGGTCGCCGACGCGGCACGCCGCGCCGACGGCGACACCGAACTCGCCCGGATGCTCAACCACTTCGCGTCCGAGCGCACCGCGGCGGGCCGGTCGGTACCCGCCGACCTGCACCGCGTACTGAACATGACCGGCGAGGAGTCCTGA